From Bacillus pumilus, one genomic window encodes:
- a CDS encoding macro domain-containing protein: MGAGLAKQIKSKYPNIYKDYKQLCTEQGDDLLSSVQLITTNDGKTIANLFAQTGYGRKRMQTDYDALRSCLQSLKDTVTHSNEKKNQTSIAIPYGIGCGLAGGDWTIVEDMIEEVLGDCEVTVYWFR; encoded by the coding sequence ATGGGCGCTGGATTAGCCAAACAAATCAAAAGCAAATACCCCAATATATACAAAGATTATAAACAATTATGTACAGAACAAGGAGATGACTTGTTAAGCTCCGTTCAACTCATCACAACTAATGACGGAAAAACAATTGCCAACTTATTTGCTCAAACTGGATACGGTAGAAAAAGAATGCAAACGGACTACGATGCCTTACGCAGCTGCTTACAAAGCCTAAAAGACACAGTAACCCATTCAAATGAAAAGAAAAACCAAACTTCCATCGCCATTCCTTACGGGATCGGCTGCGGATTGGCGGGCGGCGATTGGACGATTGTGGAAGACATGATTGAAGAGGTATTGGGTGATTGTGAAGTGACGGTTTATTGGTTTCGATAA
- a CDS encoding T7SS effector LXG polymorphic toxin, whose amino-acid sequence MKILDAPSLLSAVEQRSKAYHELQEEMKLVKKALKSVSGLGDEFTGKGADNIKAFYNDLALYTDTYLDFIDMQKAFLDGVKGKLDDESLGGSTFIDEHFLDAQLKQGIQNNKDMVKEQKEALTAIFDDISDLIELQTFSSKEVDEHLDDANKKRKDAIEAVHTLDHALKTEYAKSEAIEKHLATFYTKMMAATGKGKNAQPMYYDAKAFHETDVYKNHDKIDAQVKAYLKLKKEEKEKRRIKELKEKLNDPSNMSVDQYFEIVDEIGYENLSYDQKMYYSQLLQIKAQEEASEVFVDSVKGAAVGLYDVAKDTVVGIYDLVTDPGGAVESVVTAVSHPIETSKAIGKSISDSFQKEVIDGDAYSRSHWFAYATGSLAEIVFGSKGAGVITKTGTTAAKTTVKKGLEQGAKSLDRVSIPSLLPYSPKFQMAGGPKLPYNVFDGENLKNKLLSMAKRLDNNSGYGISKTGRRLPAPKSPPTVVSYGDHYVRWKRKKVLKPNVVYSTKQGYTYTTDHYGRIVKVEASDLKYGEIKRNQYAQSNSGKPDRLLDDDGGHLIASIFKGSGDIDNLVPMNGNLNKGEWKKLENTWADALQNGDEVKVKITPNYKADSLRPETFDIKYKIGDDEWEIKRFDNVYGGKK is encoded by the coding sequence ATGAAAATATTAGATGCTCCATCTTTACTATCAGCTGTAGAACAAAGGTCAAAGGCCTATCATGAGCTTCAAGAAGAAATGAAACTTGTGAAAAAAGCATTAAAAAGTGTATCGGGATTAGGTGACGAGTTTACTGGAAAAGGTGCAGATAATATCAAAGCTTTTTATAATGATCTTGCACTATACACGGACACTTATCTTGATTTTATCGATATGCAAAAGGCTTTTTTAGATGGAGTGAAAGGAAAGCTTGATGATGAATCATTAGGCGGTAGTACATTTATTGACGAGCACTTCTTAGACGCTCAATTGAAGCAGGGCATTCAGAACAATAAAGATATGGTGAAGGAACAAAAAGAAGCCCTTACGGCTATTTTTGACGATATTAGTGATTTGATTGAATTGCAGACATTTTCCAGCAAAGAGGTAGACGAGCACTTAGATGATGCGAACAAAAAAAGAAAAGATGCAATTGAGGCTGTACATACATTAGATCATGCCCTAAAAACAGAATACGCAAAATCAGAAGCGATTGAGAAACATCTTGCAACTTTTTATACAAAAATGATGGCTGCTACAGGAAAAGGAAAGAACGCTCAGCCCATGTATTATGATGCAAAAGCATTTCATGAGACAGATGTGTACAAGAATCATGATAAAATCGATGCTCAAGTGAAAGCATATTTAAAATTAAAAAAAGAAGAAAAAGAGAAACGAAGAATCAAAGAATTGAAAGAAAAGCTCAATGATCCATCAAACATGTCAGTGGATCAATACTTTGAGATTGTAGACGAAATTGGATATGAAAATCTTTCTTACGATCAAAAAATGTATTACAGCCAGCTGCTTCAAATTAAAGCGCAGGAAGAAGCATCAGAGGTATTCGTTGATAGTGTAAAAGGTGCTGCAGTGGGTCTATATGATGTGGCCAAAGATACAGTAGTTGGCATCTACGATCTTGTAACAGACCCTGGGGGTGCCGTTGAATCGGTCGTAACGGCTGTTTCTCACCCAATTGAAACATCGAAAGCAATTGGAAAATCAATTTCAGACTCATTCCAAAAAGAAGTCATAGATGGTGATGCGTATTCTCGGTCACACTGGTTTGCCTATGCGACTGGTTCACTAGCAGAAATCGTCTTTGGTTCTAAAGGGGCAGGAGTCATCACAAAAACGGGGACAACAGCGGCCAAAACTACGGTGAAGAAAGGGCTTGAACAAGGAGCAAAATCATTAGACAGAGTCTCCATTCCTAGCCTATTGCCATATTCACCAAAGTTTCAAATGGCTGGCGGACCCAAGCTGCCGTACAATGTATTTGACGGAGAAAATCTTAAAAATAAACTCCTCTCCATGGCAAAGCGTCTAGACAACAACTCAGGATACGGAATCTCTAAGACAGGCAGACGATTACCAGCACCAAAATCACCGCCAACCGTTGTCAGTTACGGAGATCACTATGTGAGATGGAAACGTAAAAAAGTATTAAAACCCAATGTCGTTTATTCAACAAAGCAAGGGTACACCTACACAACCGACCACTACGGAAGGATTGTCAAAGTCGAAGCAAGTGATTTAAAATACGGAGAGATCAAAAGAAACCAATATGCCCAATCCAATTCAGGGAAGCCTGACAGATTACTAGATGATGATGGTGGGCATTTAATTGCTTCAATTTTTAAAGGATCTGGAGATATTGATAATCTTGTGCCGATGAATGGGAATTTAAACAAAGGTGAGTGGAAAAAGCTTGAAAATACTTGGGCTGATGCTCTTCAAAATGGTGATGAAGTTAAAGTGAAGATTACACCTAACTATAAAGCGGATTCTCTACGCCCAGAAACTTTTGATATTAAATATAAAATCGGTGATGATGAATGGGAAATCAAAAGGTTCGACAATGTGTATGGAGGTAAAAAGTAA
- a CDS encoding GNAT family N-acetyltransferase: protein MNQLETNRLILRPFCDEDAAGMLEYLSNPRVNCFLSDRIFSLEEAVAKVQKRKEDHSYVAVCLKESQLIIGELFHLKEEPDTYSIGWNFNAAYEGKGYARESAEAFLTYLFVEKGARRLYAYVEDDNVRSQALCERLGMRKEGLFLEFISFTTYEDGTPKYENTYQYALLKKEWEQHHSL from the coding sequence ATGAATCAATTAGAAACGAATCGTTTAATTCTTAGACCGTTTTGCGATGAAGATGCGGCAGGGATGCTGGAGTACTTGTCTAATCCAAGAGTAAATTGTTTTCTTAGTGATCGAATTTTTTCATTAGAAGAAGCTGTGGCTAAAGTGCAAAAGAGAAAAGAAGATCATTCATATGTAGCGGTTTGTTTAAAAGAAAGTCAACTAATTATCGGTGAGTTGTTTCATTTAAAAGAGGAGCCTGATACGTATTCAATCGGCTGGAATTTCAATGCAGCATATGAAGGAAAGGGGTATGCACGTGAGAGTGCTGAAGCATTCTTGACCTATTTATTTGTAGAAAAGGGAGCAAGGCGGCTTTATGCCTATGTAGAAGATGATAATGTCCGTTCACAGGCATTATGTGAGCGATTAGGCATGCGGAAAGAAGGCCTTTTTCTTGAGTTTATTTCATTTACTACTTATGAGGACGGCACCCCTAAATATGAAAATACGTATCAATATGCTTTGCTAAAAAAGGAATGGGAGCAGCATCACTCTCTATAG
- a CDS encoding aminotransferase class I/II-fold pyridoxal phosphate-dependent enzyme has translation MFHTLKHGSILEKVAAETEQDILHMHQQIDQKSEQNEWRVLESYRKHKVSDSHFNPTTGYGYDDMGRDTLEKIYADVFGGESGLVRPQIISGTHAISIALFGVLRPGDELIYMTGKPYDTLEEIVGIRGKEGTGSLKDFQIDYKAIDLRQDGSVDYDKVKESISYKTKMIGIQRSKGYASRPSFTIEEIEQMISFVKEINEEIIVFVDNCYGEFTELQEPCHVGADLMAGSLIKNPGGGLAKTGGYIVGKEKWVEACSYRMTSPGIGSEAGASLYALQEMYQGFFLAPHVVAQSLKGAVFTARFLEKLGFQTNPAWNAKRTDLIQSVEFGDPNKMIAFCQAIQYASPINSHVTPHASYMPGYEDDVIMAAGTFVQGASIELSADGPIRPPYTAYVQGGLTYAHVKNAICSAVDALLEQGFIDIPAQ, from the coding sequence ATGTTTCATACATTAAAACACGGCAGTATTTTAGAAAAAGTAGCAGCAGAAACAGAACAAGACATTTTACACATGCATCAGCAAATTGATCAAAAGAGCGAACAAAATGAGTGGCGGGTGCTTGAAAGCTACCGAAAGCATAAAGTCAGTGACTCTCACTTTAACCCGACAACTGGATATGGCTATGATGATATGGGAAGAGACACGTTAGAAAAGATCTACGCAGATGTCTTCGGAGGAGAAAGCGGCCTTGTGCGTCCGCAGATCATTTCCGGCACACATGCGATTTCCATTGCGTTATTTGGTGTGCTGAGACCTGGCGATGAATTGATCTATATGACAGGAAAACCATACGATACGCTAGAAGAAATTGTAGGGATCCGCGGCAAAGAAGGGACAGGCTCATTAAAAGATTTCCAGATTGATTACAAGGCCATTGATTTAAGACAAGATGGATCCGTCGATTATGACAAAGTAAAAGAGTCAATCTCCTATAAAACAAAAATGATCGGCATTCAGCGTTCGAAAGGCTATGCGTCAAGACCCTCCTTTACAATAGAAGAAATCGAGCAAATGATCTCATTTGTAAAAGAGATCAATGAAGAAATCATTGTGTTTGTGGACAACTGTTATGGTGAATTTACTGAATTACAAGAGCCATGTCATGTGGGAGCGGATCTTATGGCAGGTTCCCTTATTAAAAATCCAGGCGGCGGCCTTGCCAAAACAGGCGGCTACATCGTTGGAAAAGAAAAATGGGTAGAAGCTTGCTCTTATCGAATGACATCTCCGGGCATCGGCAGTGAAGCGGGTGCATCGCTGTATGCGCTCCAGGAAATGTATCAAGGATTTTTCTTAGCACCGCATGTTGTGGCTCAAAGCTTAAAGGGCGCAGTGTTCACGGCTCGTTTTCTTGAGAAGCTCGGATTCCAAACGAACCCAGCGTGGAATGCGAAAAGAACGGATTTGATTCAATCAGTCGAATTTGGCGATCCTAACAAAATGATTGCGTTCTGCCAGGCGATTCAATATGCATCTCCGATCAACAGTCACGTCACACCGCATGCGAGCTATATGCCGGGCTACGAGGATGATGTCATCATGGCAGCGGGCACCTTCGTCCAAGGAGCTAGTATCGAATTGTCAGCCGATGGACCGATCAGACCGCCTTATACAGCCTACGTTCAAGGCGGACTCACGTATGCCCATGTGAAAAATGCGATTTGCAGTGCTGTAGATGCCTTATTAGAACAAGGTTTTATCGACATACCTGCTCAATAA
- a CDS encoding antitoxin YezG family protein translates to MNEEKIEHLYKEIVDVVVGTIPIEWGKVYLYGEVVKGSQTVYFYFSSKENEGKLVYSHEITELFEVSEHEYKERWHQLVDCIQELKREFEQNGQEPWTNFTMIFDETGHFNIEFNYDDLLNTNPHERKTIWKYNHLGIIPKSNSGKKHLEKYFSTLE, encoded by the coding sequence ATGAATGAAGAAAAAATAGAACATTTATATAAAGAGATAGTTGATGTTGTAGTGGGAACAATACCAATTGAATGGGGAAAGGTGTATTTATATGGTGAGGTAGTTAAAGGTTCTCAAACTGTTTACTTTTATTTTTCATCTAAAGAAAATGAGGGTAAACTGGTATATAGTCATGAGATCACTGAACTTTTTGAAGTGAGTGAACATGAATACAAAGAAAGATGGCATCAATTAGTTGACTGTATCCAAGAACTTAAGAGAGAGTTTGAACAAAATGGTCAAGAACCTTGGACAAACTTCACAATGATATTTGATGAAACGGGGCATTTTAATATAGAATTTAATTATGATGACCTTTTGAATACAAACCCTCATGAAAGAAAAACTATTTGGAAATATAATCATCTAGGTATTATACCTAAAAGTAATTCTGGTAAAAAACATTTAGAAAAATACTTCTCTACATTGGAGTAA
- a CDS encoding MerR family transcriptional regulator — protein MSDNIRRSMPLFPIGIVMQLTELSARQIRYYEENGLVFPARSDGNRRLFSFHDVDKLLEIKNLIEQGVNMAGIKKLFAKAEAENPASDTKTEEKTTAKHNLTDDELRKLLKKELIQAGRFQQGTTFRQGDMSRFFR, from the coding sequence ATGAGTGATAACATTCGCCGCTCAATGCCTTTATTCCCAATTGGGATTGTCATGCAGCTAACAGAATTATCTGCAAGGCAAATTCGCTATTATGAGGAAAATGGATTAGTATTTCCAGCAAGAAGTGATGGGAATCGCCGATTATTTTCTTTCCATGATGTTGATAAATTACTAGAAATTAAAAACCTCATCGAACAAGGTGTAAACATGGCAGGAATCAAAAAACTTTTTGCCAAAGCTGAGGCAGAAAATCCAGCGTCTGACACAAAGACCGAGGAGAAAACCACAGCCAAGCACAACTTGACAGATGATGAACTCAGGAAGCTACTGAAGAAGGAACTCATTCAGGCTGGACGTTTCCAACAAGGAACGACCTTTAGGCAGGGGGATATGTCAAGGTTCTTCCGTTAA
- a CDS encoding Rap family tetratricopeptide repeat protein: MSGLISSVDVANTLNKWYLHIKKREVSQAVELRDEIQEMLGEMEENQDVLLYFNILDYRFKVLMEDLVRQPTITESERVKTDDMLRFYFYLFKGMYESAKNNYSEALVLFRVAERQLDKVHDEIEKAEFHYKIGTLYYFNKVTLLSHHHLQTAKDIYKGHEGYSIQTINCNMLLALNLIDDGRLDKAERMLLECVDRLIEKNDKRLLALAYYDLGFLKIQDDHHIEAIEYFNKAISADDLKQSAPVSYLQCAYEFARSSYKSNQLDQAISWVAEGKTFSKEQQNTNFILKFNILEKCYTTPRESYEDIKKGLYLLEERKAYVDLEALAPDVASIYKKLNLYEESNYFLELALKSCTLIGKEVI; the protein is encoded by the coding sequence ATGTCAGGTTTGATCTCCTCTGTAGATGTAGCAAACACACTCAACAAATGGTATTTACATATTAAAAAGAGGGAAGTTTCACAAGCAGTAGAGTTGAGGGATGAGATTCAAGAAATGTTAGGCGAAATGGAAGAAAATCAAGATGTTTTACTCTATTTCAATATTCTTGATTACAGATTTAAGGTACTTATGGAAGATTTAGTGAGGCAACCAACAATAACAGAAAGTGAAAGAGTCAAAACAGATGACATGCTAAGGTTTTACTTTTATCTTTTCAAAGGTATGTATGAGAGTGCAAAGAATAACTATTCAGAAGCTCTAGTCCTATTCAGAGTAGCTGAGAGACAATTGGACAAGGTACATGATGAAATTGAAAAGGCTGAGTTCCATTATAAAATTGGCACACTCTACTATTTCAACAAGGTCACGCTCCTTTCTCACCATCATCTACAAACAGCCAAGGATATCTACAAAGGTCATGAAGGCTACAGCATACAGACCATAAACTGTAATATGTTGTTGGCACTGAATTTGATTGATGATGGTAGACTAGACAAAGCTGAAAGAATGCTTTTGGAGTGTGTCGATAGACTGATTGAGAAGAATGATAAGAGATTGTTAGCGTTGGCTTATTATGATTTAGGATTTCTCAAAATTCAGGATGACCACCATATAGAAGCAATTGAATATTTCAACAAAGCAATTTCCGCAGATGATCTAAAACAGTCAGCTCCTGTTTCTTACTTACAATGTGCGTATGAATTTGCAAGATCAAGCTATAAATCAAATCAGTTGGATCAGGCAATAAGTTGGGTTGCTGAGGGGAAAACCTTTTCTAAAGAACAGCAGAACACAAACTTTATTTTGAAATTCAATATCCTTGAGAAATGTTATACAACACCACGGGAAAGCTATGAGGACATCAAGAAAGGGCTATATCTTTTGGAAGAAAGAAAAGCATATGTTGATTTAGAGGCATTAGCTCCTGATGTTGCCTCCATATATAAAAAGTTAAATCTTTATGAAGAAAGTAACTACTTCTTGGAATTGGCTTTAAAATCTTGTACGCTTATAGGAAAGGAGGTCATATGA
- the glnA gene encoding type I glutamate--ammonia ligase produces MAKYTREDIVKLVNEENVKYIRLQFTDILGTIKNVEIPVSQLEKALDNKCMFDGSSIEGFVRIEESDMYLYPDLNTFVIFPWTAEKGKVARFICDIYKPDGTPFDGDPRNNLKRVLKEMEELGFSDFNLGPEPEFFLFKLDEKGEPTLELNDKGGYFDLAPTDLGENCRRDIVLELEEMGFEIEASHHEVAPGQHEIDFKYAGAIRSCDDIQTFKLVVKTIARKHGLHATFMPKPLFGVNGSGMHCNLSLFKNGKNAFFDEKADLQLSETARHFIAGIVKHATSFTAVTNPTVNSYKRLVPGYEAPCYVAWSAQNRSPLIRIPASRGISTRVEVRSVDPSANPYLALSVLLAAGLDGIKNKLAAPAPIDRNIYVMDKEERLENGISDLPATLAEALELLKSNEVMINALGDHLFEHFIESKEIEWDMFRTQVHPWERDQYMSQY; encoded by the coding sequence ATGGCAAAATACACAAGAGAAGATATCGTAAAATTAGTAAATGAGGAAAACGTAAAGTACATTCGTCTGCAATTTACAGACATTCTCGGAACGATTAAAAATGTTGAAATTCCTGTGAGCCAGTTAGAAAAAGCTCTCGATAACAAATGTATGTTTGACGGTTCATCTATTGAAGGCTTCGTACGTATTGAAGAATCAGATATGTATCTATACCCAGATCTCAATACATTTGTTATTTTCCCTTGGACAGCAGAAAAAGGTAAAGTTGCACGCTTTATTTGTGACATTTACAAGCCGGACGGGACGCCATTTGATGGAGACCCACGTAATAACTTAAAGCGTGTCTTAAAGGAAATGGAAGAACTAGGATTTAGTGATTTCAACCTTGGGCCTGAGCCAGAATTCTTCTTATTTAAATTAGATGAAAAAGGCGAACCAACGCTTGAACTAAACGATAAAGGCGGATACTTTGACCTTGCACCAACAGATCTAGGCGAAAACTGCCGCCGTGATATCGTGCTTGAGCTTGAAGAAATGGGCTTTGAAATTGAAGCATCTCACCACGAAGTAGCACCTGGACAGCATGAAATTGATTTCAAATATGCTGGCGCTATCCGTTCTTGTGATGACATTCAAACGTTCAAACTCGTTGTCAAAACGATTGCGAGAAAGCACGGTCTTCATGCGACATTCATGCCAAAACCATTGTTCGGTGTAAACGGTTCTGGTATGCACTGTAACCTATCATTATTCAAAAATGGCAAAAACGCATTCTTTGATGAAAAAGCAGATTTACAATTAAGCGAGACTGCTAGACACTTTATCGCAGGTATCGTCAAGCACGCAACAAGCTTTACAGCGGTCACAAACCCAACGGTTAACTCTTACAAGCGTCTTGTACCTGGTTATGAAGCACCTTGCTACGTTGCATGGAGTGCACAAAACCGCAGTCCATTGATCCGTATCCCTGCATCACGCGGCATCAGCACACGTGTAGAAGTGCGCAGCGTTGACCCATCTGCAAACCCATACCTTGCACTAAGCGTATTACTTGCAGCAGGTCTAGACGGAATCAAAAATAAACTAGCCGCACCAGCACCAATCGACAGAAACATTTATGTCATGGACAAAGAAGAGCGCCTTGAAAACGGCATCTCTGACCTGCCTGCAACACTTGCAGAAGCACTTGAGTTACTGAAATCAAACGAAGTCATGATCAACGCACTAGGCGATCACCTATTCGAACACTTCATCGAATCAAAAGAAATCGAATGGGATATGTTCCGCACCCAAGTGCACCCATGGGAACGCGATCAGTATATGTCTCAGTATTAA
- a CDS encoding undecaprenyl-diphosphatase, which produces MQGFNENLFRWVNQLSIDHGYLNPLFIGLAEYTVLLAALMCLFIWFQNRSRTNRQVVVSAGFTFILAELIGKIAGIFYSNQQPFAEMSHVNLLIQKEVNNSFPSDHTIFIFSVCLIFWLFHKRHVYWLIIACAVGFSRIWVGVHYPFDVLAGAVMACLTAVAVVYLPICQRSVNTILSCYEWLEQKVVRKRTK; this is translated from the coding sequence ATGCAGGGATTTAATGAAAATTTATTTAGGTGGGTGAATCAGCTCAGTATCGATCATGGTTACTTGAATCCGTTATTCATTGGACTAGCTGAATATACAGTGCTGTTAGCAGCGCTCATGTGTCTGTTCATATGGTTTCAAAATCGGAGCAGAACCAATAGGCAGGTGGTCGTATCTGCCGGATTTACTTTCATATTGGCAGAGTTAATTGGCAAAATTGCAGGAATTTTTTATTCCAACCAGCAGCCCTTTGCCGAAATGAGCCATGTCAATCTTTTGATTCAAAAGGAAGTAAATAACTCTTTTCCGAGTGATCATACCATCTTTATTTTTTCTGTTTGTCTGATCTTTTGGCTTTTTCACAAACGCCATGTTTATTGGCTGATCATTGCGTGCGCCGTTGGTTTTTCAAGGATTTGGGTAGGTGTCCATTATCCATTTGATGTCTTAGCAGGTGCTGTCATGGCGTGTTTAACAGCGGTCGCTGTTGTATATTTGCCGATATGCCAAAGGAGCGTTAATACCATTTTGTCATGTTATGAGTGGCTTGAGCAGAAAGTTGTAAGGAAGAGAACAAAATAA